One genomic region from Ptychodera flava strain L36383 chromosome 14, AS_Pfla_20210202, whole genome shotgun sequence encodes:
- the LOC139149372 gene encoding RNA transcription, translation and transport factor protein-like has protein sequence MFKRKLYALDHHSPESVDITDEKQWRNLIVWLEDQKIRLYKIEERSSLRNVGSSEWPTAFGKFLTDLQCPVDPMERTAVLDWLLGHAVRLVYGEDVEKYKNAKPVERSADGKPKVASDDPFQHLDVNSPEFKSGLISLATQLNMPRHENPVVMLKAIAILIQDRLSKDAIAKADKKDEGMQLQLKEVDAGFEIRDPALLEAAKVLRLLHIQDLRELQTKINETIVGVQSITANPKTDQRLGKVGR, from the exons ATGTTCAAACGAAAGCTTTATGCCCTCGACCACCACAGTCCGGAAAGCGTTGATATTACAG ATGAAAAGCAGTGGAGGAACTTGATTGTATGGTTAGAAGATCAGAAGATAAGATTGTATAAAATTGAAGAACGGAGCAGTCTGCGCAATGTAGGCAGTAGTGAATGGCCCACGGCTTTTGGAAAA TTCCTGACAGATTTACAATGTCCAGTAGATCCAATGGAGAGGACAGCGGTTCTTGACTGGCTCCTAGGTCACGCCGTGAGACTGGTGTATGGTGAGGATG TTGAAAAGTATAAAAATGCCAAACCTGTAGAGAGAAGTGCAGATGGGAAACCTAAGGTGGCCAGTGATGATCCATTTCAACATTTAGACG TTAACAGCCCTGAATTCAAATCTGGGTTGATTTCACTAGCAACACAGTTGAATATGCCTCGACATGAAAACCCAGTGGTTATGTTGAAAGCCATCGCAATCTTGATCCAAGACAGACTCTCTAAAGATGCCATAGCTAAAGCTGACAAAAAGGACGAG GGAATGCAACTACAATTGAAAGAAGTGGACGCAGGTTTTGAAATCAGAG ATCCAGCATTGTTGGAAGCTGCCAAGGTCCTCCGGTTATTACATATACAGGATCTCCGagaattacaaacaaaaatcaatgaaacCATCGTCGGAGTTCAATCTATAACGGCAAATCCAAAGACTGATCAACGTCTTGGTAAAGTTGGAAGATGA
- the LOC139149371 gene encoding nidogen-1-like: MDTAGVLRLAAILLLCSVQVNAVFRNQFYFFGDRVGDQAVPRGDVETVELYLETPISFYDEPHYTVYLNTDGVLTFTPGLQGYPPYPFGTQLRDTNIKLIAPFMVDLDNSDQRQTGNIWYRETDDITYRQRANQEIRRYFSDSNFEADSLLIVTWEEIAIYKRDGGQTVMTFQLILANDGKNTYAVFLYDDRNKDPELTTDGLAWPEIGFYAGDRRRFFNIDNSMTEDVFQESRRSNVNKAGFWIWQIGMENMGDRNVVDPSQSSGFAPDISSGDEEGDIVPSESVDIFDVDVFDIDDSKERCGECSPNARCAANAVCCECFEDYYGNGLICLERNKPQRVNGKMTGTVNGIDIDRVDLHAYAVTNEGRAYTAVSRIPPNIGYPMQAMQPLGALVGWMFAMTASKGRNGFEITGGELTRTANLIFETGESMIIKERYTGIDELGYMRMTAEIDGTLPQISADDRITMDDYKDTYNRNTPGVIRSFSQRTLHLGNDRSIDFTVDQTIEYEECIVRNPQQEESLIKAMRSSIQGNYVVYDRNEQILRYAMTSKVTPSTDQPDNPCQSNDCDRNADCQVQGDSYECRCRRGYEGSGRNCYDIDECRLGTARCDRNARCVNEVGAFYCECRPGYTGDGRSCTRARSCETANCDRNARCIDRGSDISCECLPGYTGDGRQCTREEDRCERAGCDPNARCIDQGGTAYCQCLPGFTGDGRQCRRAGGCDTADCDSNAQCIEQDGIAYCRCLPGFRGDGLYCERDSACSRANCHRYARCNERNGIAYCQCLPGYVGDGRDCREQSTVDSAYLIFAQGMALYRMPLNEFEKAGRILIKPPQTAVGVDYDCRDSHIYWTDIYGKAIYRAGEDGSDMETLINKGLNSPEGIAVDWISRNMYWTDSGYDTIEVANLDGSNRRVIIPDGLVNPRGIAVDPVGSYLYWIDWNRAYPKIETSNLDGSDRRVLVDTGLKVPNGLTLDYLNHQICWADAGENKIECISQSGDASTRYTVTTEASYPFAMTNVNNRLYWTDWERKNIQTVDMNGGNLGKPMQPPIGANGKLYGITAASSCPSGSNACARDNGQCSHLCLPLPGGRHTCKCPTDQHGNEVPCVE, encoded by the exons ATGGATACCGCCGGTGTACTTCGGCTTGCGGCAATTCTCCTGCTCTGTTCTGTCCAGGTGAACGCTGTCTTCCGAAATCAGTTCTACTTCTTTGGGGATCGAGTTGGAGACCAAGCCGTGCCAAGAGGAGACGTGGAGACGGTCGAGCTGTATCTCGAAACACCGATAAGTTTCTACGACGAACCCCACTACACAGTCTAT CTGAACACTGATGGCGTACTAACCTTCACACCTGGTCTTCAGGGCTATCCTCCGTATCCATTTGGTACACAGTTACGAGACACCAATATCAAACTCATCGCACCTTTTATGGTAGACTTGGACAACAG CGACCAGAGACAGACTGGTAACATCTGGTACCGGGAAACAGACGACATCACCTACCGCCAGAGAGCGAACCAAGAAATTCGCAGGTACTTCAGTGACAGCAACTTCGAAGCGGATAGTTTactgatagtcacgtgggaggAAATCGCTATTTACAAGAGGGATGGCGGTCAAACA GTGATGACTTTCCAGCTTATCCTTGCCAATGACGGTAAGAACACGTACGCCGTGTTCTTGTACGATGACCGCAACAAGGATCCAGAATTAACCACTGATGGCCTGGCATGGCCTGAGATTGGATTCTACGCTGGAGACAGACGAAGGTTCTTCAACATAGACAACTCCATGACAGAAGATGTTTTCCAAGAAAGCAG GAGGTCCAATGTCAATAAAGCAGGATTCTGGATCTGGCAGATTGGAATGGAAAACATGGGTGACAGGAATGTGGTGGATCCGTCACAATCCTCTGGCTTTGCACCCGACATATCATCCGGAGATGAAGAAGGTGACATCGTTCCATCGGAATCTG TCGACATTTTTGATGTGGACGTGTTTGACATAGATGATAGCAAAGAACGCTGCGGAGAGTGCAGCCCCAATGCACGGTGTGCAGCTAATGCTGTGTGTTGTGAATGCTTTGAAGATTACTATGGAAACGGATTAATCTGTCTTGAACGCA ACAAACCACAGCGAGTCAATGGTAAAATGACTGGTACTGTCAatggcattgacattgacaGAGTTGATTTGCACGCCTACGCAGTTACTAATGAGGGCCGCGCTTACACCGCTGTCAGTCGCATCCCCCCAAATATTGGTTACCCAATGCAAGCCATGCAGCCACTTGGCGCCCTCGTTGGCTGGATGTTTGCCATGACTGCGAGCAAAGGCAGAAATGGTTTTGAAATCACAG GTGGAGAATTAACGCGAACTGCCAATCTCATCTTTGAGACTGGTGAGAGTATGATAATCAAGGAGAGATACACCGGAATCGATGAACTGGGATACATGAGGATGACTGCGGAAATTGATGGAACCCTGCCTCAAATATCCGCTGATGATAGAATCACCATGGATGACTATAAAGATACATACAACCGCAATACACCAG GTGTTATCAGAAGTTTCTCACAGAGGACCCTTCACCTTGGCAATGATAGGTCCATTGATTTCACAGTGGATCAGACCATAGAGTATGAGGAGTGTATTGTCAGGAACCCACAGCAGGAGGAGAGTCTCATCAAGGCAATGCGGTCCAGCATCCAGGGAAATTACGTTGTGTACGACAGAAACGAACAAATCTTGAGATATGCTATGACTAGTAAAGTTACACCTAGCACAG ACCAACCGGATAACCCATGTCAATCAAATGACTGTGATAGAAATGCTGACTGTCAGGTTCAGGGTGATTCCTATGAATGTCGTTGTCGTAGAGGTTACGAGGGCAGTGGTCGGAACTGTTACG ATATAGATGAGTGTAGACTTGGCACTGCTCGCTGCGATAGAAATGCACGATGCGTCAATGAGGTTGGAGCTTTCTACTGTGAATGTCGTCCAGGTTATACCGGTGACGGAAGGAGCTGCACAC GAGCTAGAAGTTGTGAAACAGCAAACTGTGACAGGAATGCCAGATGTATTGATAGAGGTTCTGATATTTCCTGTGAATGCTTACCTGGATACACTGGCGATGGCAGACAGTGTACAA GAGAAGAAGATCGTTGCGAGAGAGCGGGTTGCGATCCCAATGCAAGATGCATTGATCAGGGAGGTACTGCCTACTGCCAATGTTTACCAGGATTCACCGGAGATGGCAGGCAATGTCGAA GAGCTGGTGGATGTGACACAGCAGATTGTGATAGCAACGCTCAATGTATTGAGCAGGATGGTATCGCCTATTGTAGATGTTTACCTGGTTTCAGAGGTGATGGCCTATATTGTGAAA GAGACAGTGCATGCAGTAGAGCCAATTGTCACAGATATGCTAGATGCAATGAGCGCAATGGCATAGCGTATTGTCAGTGTCTACCTGGTTACGTTGGCGACGGCAGAGACTGCAGAG AACAGTCTACCGTTGATAGCGCCTACTTGATATTTGCCCAAGGCATGGCCCTGTACCGCATGCCATTGAATGAGTTTGAGAAGGCTGGCAGGATTTTGATCAAGCCACCACAGACAGCTGTTGGTGTTGACTACGACTGCAGGGACTCTCACATATACTGGACTGACATCTATGGTAAAGCTATCTACAGAGCAGGCGAGGATGGAAGTGACATGGAGACACTAATAAACAAAG GTCTAAACAGTCCCGAAGGTATAGCCGTAGACTGGATCAGCAGAAACATGTACTGGACAGACTCTGGCTATGATACCATCGAAGTAGCCAATCTGGATGGCTCAAATCGCAGAGTGATTATCCCTGATGGACTGGTCAATCCAAGAGGGATAGCTGTTGATCCAGTAGGAAG CTATCTGTACTGGATTGATTGGAACCGAGCATATCCAAAGATCGAGACATCCAATCTAGATGGATCGGACAGACGAGTTCTGGTGGACACCGGTCTCAAGGTGCCTAATGGACTGACTCTGGACTATCTCAACCATCAAATCTGTTGGGCCGACGCAG GTGAGAACAAGATAGAGTGCATCAGCCAGAGTGGAGATGCCAGCACTCGTTACACTGTCACTACTGAAGCTTCATATCCGTTTGCCATGACCAATGTCAATAACAGGTTGTACTGGACTGACTGGGAAAG GAAGAATATCCAGACCGTTGATATGAATGGTGGAAATCTTGGTAAACCAATGCAGCCTCCAATTGGTGCTAACGGCAAACTCTATGGAATCACTGCTGCGTCTTCATGCCCAAGTG GGAGCAACGCTTGTGCCAGAGACAATGGACAATGTAGCCACCTTTGCCTGCCCCTGCCCGGAGGCAGGCATACCTGCAAATGCCCAACTGATCAACACGGCAATGAAGTGCCTTGTGTAGAATAA
- the LOC139150634 gene encoding uncharacterized protein: MTDRRISANISARGKRRRTIISADQLLKLEGLYRQEQWPSREKKEALAKEIGMSTHFVNIWFQNKRSRMKKMVQEEEELSSLKKARLVEEETATKPSKPVQIAPKPQPSSEVKYSNQHATKQSMFEVKYTSTAQPTGIGDGSANTSKESGLLSHKSQINQQLAKMVLKHNQATATSYGTQVFQPVHNAVDRRNLFQWMIAMAAIVEGGIIAPTDSNHRKAVNSALYGIKLRDDEDLLVYDKTDGFQVLMAASDSDSDDSMC, translated from the exons ATGACGGACAGACGTATTAGCGCAAATATTTCGGCTAGGGGGAAGCGTCGGAGGACTATCATCTCCGCCGACCAACTTTTGAAATTGGAAGGTCTTTACAGACAGGAGCAATGGCCCTCTCGAGAAAAAAAAGAGGCTTTGGCCAAAGAAATAGGGATGTCAACTCACTTTGTAAATATTTGGTTTCAAAATAAGCGATCAAGAATGAAGAAAATGGTTCAGGAAGAGGAGGAATTGTCCTCATTGAAAAAAGCTCGCCTCGTCGAAGAGGAAACGGCTACCAAACCTTCGAAACCTGTCCAAATAGCTCCAAAACCACAACCGTCCTCCGAAGTCAAATACTCAAACCAGCACGCGACCAAACAGAGTATGTTTGAGGTGAAATACACAAGTACTGCCCAACCTACTGGCATTGGTGATGGTAGCGCCAATACTTCCAAAGAAAGTGGACTGTTGTCGCACAAATCACAGATAAATCAGCAACTGGCTAAAATG GTTCTGAAGCATAATCAAGCTACTGCCACAAGCTACGGGACCCAAGTATTTCAACCTGTTCATAATGCAGTTGATAGGAGAAATCTTTTCCAATGGATGATTGCTATGGCTGCTATTGTAGAAGGTGGTATAATTGCGCCAACAGATTCAAACCACAGGAAAGCAGTGAACTCGGCCCTGTATGGCATTAAACTGAGGGATGATGAAGATCTTTTGGTATATGACAAAACAGATGGCTTCCAAGTTCTCATGGCTGCAAGTGATAGTGACTCTGATGATTCAATGTGTTGA